In the Acropora muricata isolate sample 2 chromosome 10, ASM3666990v1, whole genome shotgun sequence genome, one interval contains:
- the LOC136930751 gene encoding LOW QUALITY PROTEIN: uncharacterized protein (The sequence of the model RefSeq protein was modified relative to this genomic sequence to represent the inferred CDS: substituted 2 bases at 2 genomic stop codons) has translation MLCISQCSSDSALARTYWPLAGTAEKSTSAQCSGEQITRGNTKRCDTVPRSPFLVLVTSDSVISNFVSRNPSVGTGERNADESNIIRINLPFKDQVSANSVRRQLRDLSNKIGFPLQPVFVSKKLEPRPKTXRSXAVNCYYNQRCVVYHFVCDLCDADYVGYTARHLFQRVTEHKNSAIGNHFHEAHGRRDLFNESHFKILRKCQGKFDCLVFEMLYIKKFKSNLHVQTDSMRAKLFV, from the exons atgctttgtatATCCCAATGCtcatcggactctgctcttgcaagaacgtactggccactTGCGGGCACAGCCG AAAAAAG cactagtgcccagtgttcgggggaacagataacacgggggaacacaaaacgctgtgacaccgttccccgttccccgttcctggtattagtaacatccgattctgttatttctaattttgtgTCTCGAAACCCTTCTGTAGGCACAGGGGAGAGAAATGCTGACGAGAGCAACATAATCAGAATTAATCTACCATTCAAAGATCAGGTTTCAGCTAATTCTGTTCGGAGACAGTTGCGTGATCTCAGTAATAAGATTGGCTTTCCTTTGCAGCCAGTTTTTGTAAGCAAGAAATTAGAACCAAGACCTAAAACCTAGAGAAGCTAAGCCGTCAATTGTTATTATAATCAGCGATGCGTTGTTTATCATTTTgtatgtgatctgtgtgatgcagattatgtcggctaTACAGCCCGACACCTTTTTCAACGTGTCACTGAACATAAAAATTCGgcaattggcaatcattttcatgaagcgcATGGTAGGAGGGATCTTTTCaatgagagtcattttaagattctgagaaagtgtcaaggtaaatttgattgtttagtgtttgaaatgctttatattaagaaattcaaatCTAATCTtcacgtgcaaacggactccatgcgtgcaaaactttttgtttaa